Proteins encoded together in one Bacillota bacterium window:
- a CDS encoding spore germination protein — MGPVEEQISSRLRVNQERIKAAFGNSADLVLRKLETGDQGKISVLIVHIDGLCDKLLASKTIIEQITDINHEWGSPEQAYVDLRNRILSASGVREVDSLDEFINHVTCGDCGVLVDGITRGLVCDTRAWEHRGVEEPTTESTIRGSKEGFVESLRTNTSLLRRRIKDPRLWIEELKIGRISKTDVAIAYISGLANDRIVQEVRNRLTRIDVDSIQESGHLEEFIEDAPFSPFPTLLRTERPDRVTGALLEGRIALLTDGTPFALIIPATFTMFLTAPEDYYERYFIGSAVRFLRISSFFISLTLPSLYVAVTTFHQEMLPTPLILSIASQREGIPFPAAIEALIMELIFEVLREAGVRLPRLVGPAVSIIGGLVLGEAAMRAGLASPAMVMVVAFTGIASFATPVFSLAIGVRLLRFPLVVLAGAFGLFGVVAGMFALLIHLAALRSFGVPFLEPLAPIVLSDLKDALIRVPWWALGTRPRSVGNKEPVRQAPGLRPKPPSREEKEVHHLEDKEGGK; from the coding sequence CGGAAACTGGAGACCGGTGATCAAGGGAAAATCTCTGTACTTATCGTTCACATAGACGGCCTTTGTGACAAACTGCTGGCCTCGAAGACTATAATAGAGCAGATCACTGACATAAACCATGAATGGGGCAGCCCAGAACAAGCGTACGTGGATCTCAGGAACCGCATTCTTTCCGCCAGCGGCGTCAGGGAAGTCGATTCGCTCGATGAATTCATCAACCATGTCACCTGCGGGGATTGCGGAGTTTTGGTCGATGGCATCACAAGGGGATTGGTTTGCGATACACGCGCTTGGGAGCATAGGGGCGTAGAGGAGCCGACTACTGAGTCCACTATTAGAGGTTCGAAAGAAGGGTTTGTCGAGTCGCTGCGCACGAATACCAGCCTCTTACGCCGCAGGATCAAAGACCCGAGACTCTGGATCGAGGAATTGAAGATCGGGCGTATAAGTAAGACTGATGTTGCAATCGCATATATTTCTGGACTGGCTAACGACAGGATCGTGCAGGAAGTCAGGAATCGGCTCACCAGGATTGATGTCGACAGCATCCAGGAAAGCGGCCATCTCGAGGAATTCATTGAGGATGCACCGTTTTCTCCTTTCCCGACGCTCCTGCGAACTGAACGGCCGGATAGAGTGACAGGAGCCCTATTAGAAGGCAGGATCGCCCTGCTTACAGATGGCACGCCATTCGCCCTTATCATCCCGGCCACGTTCACTATGTTCCTCACCGCCCCTGAGGACTATTACGAGCGATATTTTATCGGGTCCGCAGTGAGGTTTCTCAGGATATCATCATTCTTCATCTCCTTGACCTTACCTTCATTGTATGTAGCTGTAACGACCTTCCACCAGGAGATGTTACCCACCCCCCTCATATTAAGTATTGCATCTCAAAGAGAAGGCATACCGTTTCCAGCTGCGATCGAGGCGTTGATAATGGAGTTGATCTTTGAGGTCTTGCGCGAAGCCGGGGTCCGTTTGCCGCGGTTAGTTGGCCCAGCCGTTAGCATAATAGGGGGCCTGGTGCTCGGGGAGGCGGCCATGCGTGCAGGCCTGGCATCCCCGGCGATGGTTATGGTTGTGGCCTTCACGGGGATTGCCTCATTTGCCACCCCGGTATTCAGCCTTGCAATCGGTGTACGCCTGCTGCGGTTCCCTCTGGTAGTCCTGGCAGGCGCATTCGGGCTGTTTGGCGTAGTGGCCGGGATGTTTGCCCTGTTAATCCACCTGGCTGCTCTACGGTCATTTGGAGTGCCGTTCCTCGAGCCGCTTGCACCGATAGTACTTTCCGACCTTAAAGATGCCCTGATTAGGGTCCCATGGTGGGCTCTCGGCACCAGGCCCAGATCGGTGGGGAATAAGGAGCCAGTTAGACAGGCCCCCGGCCTCAGGCCAAAGCCGCCTTCTCGCGAAGAAAAAGAGGTTCATCACCTGGAAGATAAGGAGGGCGGCAAATGA
- a CDS encoding endospore germination permease: protein MSKVEGGKISGRQLAAMLVLSRIVPMTITFPTITGIQVPQDAWIASLLAMALSIPFVLFVVYLGLRFPDKTIIEYSEALLGKYPGKLVGLVLILYWIGTAADVARAFGDAYTIAIMPETPILVFMIVMVFLAANAARNGLEVVGRMGENGVWVVLFFLILMFILPYDEMNFKNLAPVLSRGFRPLLEPIGTAISFFMQFIVLGMIIPYLNKPKDAARYSVYAVLVSGLLITWLAAVLVAVFGPTVSGLAMPAYSLGRMISIADFLERIEAITMGAWTLSSGIELALFLWASAVGLAQLFGISRFQPLVYPIGAMATAFGILFFESYVDMQRFFEFRNWGIYSLVITLGTTAVLYLAALMRGKLPLHMRR, encoded by the coding sequence ATGAGCAAGGTCGAGGGTGGGAAGATATCAGGAAGGCAACTTGCGGCAATGCTGGTCTTAAGCCGGATAGTACCCATGACCATTACATTTCCTACGATAACAGGGATTCAAGTACCCCAGGACGCCTGGATTGCCAGCTTGCTCGCGATGGCATTGTCAATACCCTTCGTGCTGTTCGTCGTGTATCTGGGCTTGAGGTTCCCCGATAAGACGATTATAGAATACAGCGAAGCGCTTCTAGGTAAGTATCCCGGAAAGCTTGTAGGGCTCGTCCTGATACTATATTGGATCGGCACCGCTGCTGATGTGGCAAGGGCGTTCGGAGATGCCTACACTATAGCTATCATGCCAGAAACACCGATATTGGTCTTTATGATCGTGATGGTGTTCCTGGCAGCCAATGCGGCTCGAAATGGGCTCGAGGTGGTTGGCCGGATGGGCGAAAATGGCGTCTGGGTCGTCCTCTTCTTCCTGATACTCATGTTTATCCTCCCTTATGATGAAATGAATTTCAAGAACCTGGCCCCAGTTCTATCGCGGGGCTTTCGACCACTTCTGGAGCCAATAGGAACAGCCATCTCCTTTTTCATGCAGTTTATCGTCCTGGGCATGATCATACCATACCTGAATAAACCAAAGGACGCGGCGCGGTATTCCGTGTACGCGGTCCTCGTTAGCGGGCTACTGATAACATGGCTTGCAGCGGTCCTGGTGGCGGTTTTTGGGCCGACGGTATCGGGGCTGGCAATGCCGGCTTACAGCCTGGGTAGGATGATAAGCATCGCCGATTTCCTGGAGAGGATCGAGGCCATCACAATGGGGGCCTGGACCCTGAGTTCCGGGATTGAGCTTGCCCTGTTCTTGTGGGCAAGCGCCGTAGGGTTGGCGCAGCTATTTGGCATCTCCCGGTTTCAGCCGCTTGTATATCCCATCGGGGCGATGGCTACCGCGTTTGGCATCCTATTCTTTGAGAGCTATGTAGATATGCAGCGGTTCTTTGAGTTTAGAAATTGGGGAATCTACTCCCTCGTTATCACACTGGGCACAACGGCTGTTTTATACCTGGCCGCTCTTATGCGAGGCAAGCTCCCGCTCCATATGAGGAGGTGA
- a CDS encoding Ger(x)C family spore germination protein: MPIGRVLRIGAIMLLTAIMTTMTGCWSRKEIETLGFVMAVGVDQAREEGKVQLTVHIAKPFAMGSGQAGGGAMEEKPFWVVSSTGYTVFEAVRNFLSQSPRWLFWAHNRFILIGEELARKGVRDVIDWFARDGGTRERAWIVVAKGAKASDLLQTEFELERMPAKAAMGIVQSSRMGLSTIGESMLIDFLEKLEGEGIDPIAIRAEIIPRPQEFDIRGELKREKIGASARITGAAVFKDDKLVGWLNKPETRGFNWVMGKVRSGIIVIKKPGEEERFIGLEILRAKGGFKPEIKDGRVSVTIKVEAEANLGDIQGFLDPLKSPEVWTSMERRMATVIRNEIMAAVAKAQELDSDIFGFGAELNRRNPKKWLELKDRWDEEFRCINIQVEVKAKLRRSGLIIRSTRIKR; the protein is encoded by the coding sequence ATGCCAATAGGACGAGTGCTGAGAATAGGTGCCATTATGCTGCTCACAGCGATAATGACCACTATGACTGGGTGCTGGAGCCGCAAAGAGATCGAGACCTTGGGCTTTGTCATGGCAGTTGGTGTTGACCAGGCCAGGGAGGAAGGCAAGGTTCAGCTGACAGTTCATATAGCAAAACCCTTTGCTATGGGGAGCGGACAAGCAGGAGGGGGAGCCATGGAAGAGAAGCCATTCTGGGTCGTGAGCAGCACGGGATATACAGTATTTGAAGCCGTGCGAAATTTCCTCTCCCAGTCGCCACGGTGGCTGTTTTGGGCGCATAACCGGTTTATCCTGATAGGTGAGGAACTTGCACGGAAGGGTGTTCGAGATGTTATCGATTGGTTCGCCCGTGATGGCGGAACACGTGAACGGGCGTGGATAGTAGTAGCGAAGGGCGCCAAGGCATCGGATCTTTTGCAGACCGAGTTTGAGCTGGAAAGAATGCCCGCAAAGGCAGCCATGGGCATAGTTCAAAGTAGTCGGATGGGGCTATCCACAATTGGCGAAAGCATGTTGATAGATTTCCTTGAAAAGCTCGAGGGAGAGGGGATAGATCCAATTGCCATCCGGGCGGAGATCATACCCAGGCCACAAGAATTTGATATCAGAGGTGAGTTGAAGAGGGAGAAAATAGGAGCGTCAGCCAGAATAACCGGGGCTGCGGTCTTCAAAGACGACAAGCTGGTGGGCTGGCTCAACAAGCCGGAGACCAGGGGGTTCAACTGGGTCATGGGTAAAGTGAGGAGCGGTATCATTGTAATCAAAAAGCCCGGTGAAGAGGAAAGGTTCATAGGGCTTGAAATCCTGAGGGCAAAAGGCGGGTTCAAACCCGAAATCAAGGACGGCAGGGTTTCGGTCACCATAAAGGTTGAGGCTGAAGCTAATTTAGGCGATATACAGGGGTTCCTCGATCCTCTCAAATCCCCAGAAGTGTGGACCAGTATGGAACGAAGGATGGCTACTGTGATCAGGAATGAGATTATGGCTGCTGTGGCCAAAGCCCAAGAACTCGACTCCGATATATTCGGCTTCGGGGCCGAGCTGAACCGGAGGAATCCCAAAAAGTGGCTTGAGCTCAAGGACCGGTGGGATGAGGAGTTCCGCTGCATTAATATCCAGGTTGAAGTAAAGGCTAAACTGAGAAGGTCGGGCCTCATAATAAGGAGTACGAGGATCAAGAGGTAA
- a CDS encoding HD-GYP domain-containing protein produces the protein MDLRDTHTARHSKNVADHSEIIAREMGLPIDDQKAIYLAGLLHDVGKIGVPRSSLSKPSKLTDEELKEVHKHPILSYELISEIPGFKGIAEIVLYHHERYDGHGYPHGIKGEKIPLGSRILCVADSFDAMVSERVYRHAIPVPEAISELEQCAGTQFDPEVVLAFCSYLRKKALSACLPHMGSYDHEKTNSRGG, from the coding sequence ATGGACCTTCGTGACACTCATACTGCCAGGCATTCCAAGAATGTCGCTGATCACAGCGAAATAATCGCCAGGGAGATGGGACTCCCCATTGATGATCAGAAGGCTATCTATCTTGCGGGGCTCCTTCATGACGTAGGAAAGATCGGGGTTCCAAGGTCCTCCCTATCTAAACCTAGCAAACTCACCGATGAAGAACTAAAGGAGGTTCATAAACACCCTATCCTGAGCTACGAGCTTATTTCCGAAATCCCCGGTTTCAAAGGTATAGCGGAGATTGTCCTGTATCATCACGAGCGTTACGATGGCCATGGATATCCTCATGGGATCAAGGGGGAGAAGATACCTCTGGGCTCGAGGATCCTCTGCGTAGCCGATAGTTTTGATGCAATGGTTTCCGAAAGGGTGTATAGGCATGCCATACCCGTTCCTGAGGCCATATCAGAACTGGAACAATGCGCGGGCACACAGTTTGACCCAGAGGTAGTGCTCGCATTTTGCTCCTATTTGAGAAAGAAGGCGCTTTCAGCCTGTCTCCCGCACATGGGCTCATATGACCACGAAAAGACAAACTCAAGAGGAGGGTAA
- a CDS encoding methyl-accepting chemotaxis protein yields MIRLNGIRSKLILGFLGVLIIMGISSGILYVQLSRQNRELDRLMGGSLQHLLLAHTIKFQDLTLAHAVRGVLIDPEDQNERARYNSVGEELDKNLKDAEAMAMTQDDRNSFRRLEELNQQLVALEATMMQEAGTNRQGAVDTYKGQYTTLRNQFAKELEAFVERQNAEMTGHAQAVLSAARRSQTIALIIIAVAILIALLIGLQISTGLARPIIRLMQAVELIAKGDLTVSTKSGSTDEIGRLSSAFAEMVSSLRHLIKQVTDSSAQVASMSEQLSASAEESAKAVQQISETVQQVASGAQEQSQSVANSASSVEQLTQAIAQVAKGAETQMNGIQTASNIMMKTDESLNEVLGMLEKVGAASSKNARSAAKGSDSVRNVIASMERIRSTTNDIAERIRELDSHSREIGRILEVIDDIAEQTNLLALNAAIEAARAGEHGRGFAVVANEVRKLAERSSKETRAIADLIERVKQATQKAVAAIDAGINEVETGSAVAQEAGSALDEIYEGASGAEKLVGDLISSANSLKEAALNVSKAISEIVSIAEENTAAAEEMATSAEEVKKSVSSVAAVSEESAAAAEEVSASTEEVNASIQEMSASAESLADMAQKLQELVAGFKV; encoded by the coding sequence GTGATAAGACTTAACGGAATTAGGAGCAAGCTTATCCTAGGGTTTCTTGGGGTACTAATCATAATGGGCATTTCAAGCGGGATACTCTATGTTCAACTCTCCCGGCAGAACAGAGAACTCGATCGCCTCATGGGCGGGAGCCTCCAACACCTACTGCTCGCTCACACCATAAAATTTCAAGACCTTACGCTGGCCCACGCAGTTCGCGGCGTTTTGATCGACCCTGAAGATCAAAACGAACGCGCCCGGTATAATAGCGTAGGTGAGGAACTCGATAAGAACCTGAAAGATGCCGAAGCGATGGCCATGACCCAGGATGACCGCAATAGCTTCAGACGCCTTGAGGAACTCAATCAGCAGCTTGTCGCCCTCGAGGCAACTATGATGCAGGAAGCCGGGACGAATCGCCAGGGTGCTGTGGACACTTACAAGGGGCAGTATACTACCTTACGTAACCAATTTGCAAAGGAACTCGAGGCTTTTGTTGAGCGTCAAAACGCGGAGATGACAGGCCATGCTCAAGCGGTGCTTTCCGCAGCAAGACGGTCACAAACCATAGCCCTTATTATAATAGCCGTAGCTATCCTAATTGCACTTCTAATTGGCCTGCAGATCTCCACCGGCCTGGCGCGACCTATCATCCGGCTCATGCAGGCCGTGGAACTCATAGCCAAAGGGGATCTCACCGTAAGCACCAAATCCGGTTCTACAGACGAAATCGGTAGACTAAGCAGTGCCTTTGCTGAGATGGTATCCAGCCTTCGTCATCTTATCAAGCAGGTAACCGATTCGTCAGCACAGGTGGCCTCCATGAGCGAGCAGCTATCCGCCAGTGCCGAGGAATCTGCAAAGGCGGTCCAGCAGATCTCGGAAACAGTGCAACAAGTGGCATCAGGCGCTCAGGAGCAGAGCCAGAGTGTGGCAAACAGTGCGTCCTCTGTTGAACAACTCACCCAAGCCATAGCTCAGGTGGCTAAAGGCGCTGAGACTCAAATGAATGGCATCCAGACGGCATCCAATATCATGATGAAAACAGATGAATCGTTAAATGAAGTCCTGGGCATGCTCGAAAAGGTGGGGGCAGCATCAAGCAAGAATGCCAGGTCAGCGGCTAAAGGCAGCGATTCCGTCAGGAATGTGATAGCGAGCATGGAGAGAATAAGGAGCACCACAAACGACATTGCAGAGAGGATAAGAGAGCTTGACTCGCATTCCCGTGAGATCGGCAGGATCCTCGAGGTCATAGATGACATAGCGGAGCAGACGAATCTTCTCGCACTCAACGCTGCAATAGAGGCTGCGAGGGCAGGAGAGCATGGCAGGGGCTTTGCTGTAGTTGCGAATGAGGTGCGGAAACTCGCCGAACGCTCCTCCAAGGAAACCAGGGCTATTGCGGATCTCATAGAAAGAGTAAAACAGGCCACACAAAAGGCTGTGGCGGCAATAGATGCCGGGATCAATGAAGTTGAGACAGGGAGCGCCGTGGCCCAGGAGGCGGGCAGTGCCTTAGATGAGATATATGAGGGCGCAAGTGGAGCCGAAAAACTCGTCGGCGATCTTATCTCCTCCGCCAATTCACTAAAAGAAGCAGCCCTCAATGTAAGTAAGGCCATAAGTGAGATAGTGAGCATAGCTGAGGAGAACACGGCAGCAGCTGAGGAGATGGCGACGAGTGCAGAAGAAGTGAAGAAGTCGGTATCGAGCGTCGCGGCGGTATCCGAAGAAAGCGCCGCTGCAGCGGAGGAGGTCTCGGCCTCCACAGAAGAAGTAAATGCCTCCATTCAGGAGATGTCGGCCTCTGCGGAATCCCTTGCAGACATGGCGCAGAAGCTCCAGGAGCTGGTTGCAGGGTTCAAGGTTTGA
- a CDS encoding ABC transporter substrate-binding protein codes for MRRLVMVFSAIVVVAILFSATGIGSAQTNYNEAPMLADLVRAGKLPQVARRLPEKPLVIKPIERVGEYGGTIKVLCTNLMTLEDGWNAMKAESILSLDRDDGSTVRPNIAESWDVSKDGKVITLHLRKGIKWSDGQPFTADDILFWYEDIFLNNELTQVKPYQWCPGGKPMEVTKKNDYMVQVKFAVPYPMALLHLAWGAAQGGFYQPKHYLKKFHPKYTPMEQLKKMAKEAGFDQWYQLFQAKAAVDVPTMEPGTPVLTSFRPVRKTPEMIVFERNPYYWKVDIEGNQLPYIDRMQLTLVQNAEMYNMRVISGEVDLAQWNTALENYPLYKENAEKGGYQVLMWNVAWPSVVELQPNMNHKDPVMRKLIQDRNFRIALSLAINRNEINEMVFLGMGEPMQVVILPEGGRFWDEKLAKMYTEYDPAKANAILDEIGLNKRDRNGYRLRPDGKTLGLTIEYWPGEAGPAKTSVVELVQRYWDAIGIKTAIKSEERTLRQVRVEAADHDFTLWHTGVCTDPMWMTQPWHFIPIFRFNSYAPNWALWYSSGGKAGEEPPADVKELYGLWNIMQTSTNEQERIKAGKEIIRDHVINLRTIGTVGLVPQPVIINKNLRNVPKKGLLSAEWGYLRRYNPEQFFFATK; via the coding sequence GTGAGGCGTTTGGTGATGGTATTCTCAGCCATAGTGGTTGTTGCTATATTGTTTAGTGCGACCGGGATTGGCTCTGCTCAAACCAATTACAATGAGGCGCCGATGCTGGCAGATTTGGTGCGGGCTGGTAAGCTTCCTCAGGTAGCCAGGAGGTTGCCTGAGAAGCCATTGGTTATCAAGCCAATTGAGAGAGTTGGAGAATATGGCGGCACTATCAAAGTTCTTTGTACTAACCTTATGACACTTGAGGATGGCTGGAATGCAATGAAGGCCGAAAGTATTCTGAGCCTGGACCGGGATGATGGATCCACTGTCCGGCCCAATATCGCGGAGAGTTGGGATGTTTCGAAAGACGGTAAAGTGATAACCCTTCATTTGAGAAAGGGGATAAAATGGTCTGATGGCCAACCTTTTACTGCTGACGATATTCTTTTTTGGTATGAGGATATATTCTTGAATAACGAGCTCACGCAGGTTAAACCCTACCAGTGGTGTCCGGGCGGGAAGCCCATGGAGGTAACGAAAAAGAATGATTACATGGTTCAGGTGAAGTTTGCAGTTCCCTATCCTATGGCACTCTTGCACCTGGCCTGGGGAGCAGCTCAGGGGGGTTTTTATCAGCCTAAACATTATCTAAAGAAATTCCATCCCAAGTACACCCCCATGGAGCAATTGAAGAAAATGGCCAAAGAAGCCGGCTTTGACCAATGGTACCAGCTGTTCCAGGCGAAGGCTGCGGTTGACGTACCAACTATGGAACCCGGTACACCTGTTTTAACATCCTTCAGGCCCGTCCGTAAAACCCCGGAGATGATTGTCTTTGAACGAAACCCGTATTATTGGAAGGTAGATATTGAGGGAAACCAACTTCCTTATATTGACAGGATGCAGCTTACGTTGGTCCAAAACGCGGAAATGTACAACATGCGCGTTATCTCGGGAGAGGTTGATCTTGCCCAGTGGAACACGGCTCTCGAAAACTACCCCCTTTACAAAGAAAATGCGGAGAAGGGCGGATACCAGGTATTGATGTGGAATGTAGCTTGGCCGTCCGTGGTTGAGCTGCAACCCAATATGAATCATAAGGACCCCGTAATGCGCAAGTTGATTCAAGATCGAAACTTCAGGATAGCGCTATCTCTTGCCATTAACCGGAATGAGATCAATGAGATGGTCTTTCTGGGTATGGGAGAACCTATGCAGGTTGTGATTCTCCCAGAGGGGGGTAGATTCTGGGACGAAAAGCTAGCGAAGATGTACACCGAATATGATCCGGCGAAGGCAAATGCTATATTGGATGAGATAGGTCTAAATAAGCGAGATAGAAACGGGTACAGGTTGAGGCCGGATGGGAAGACCTTGGGACTTACTATAGAATACTGGCCAGGAGAGGCAGGACCGGCAAAGACATCTGTGGTGGAGCTGGTACAGAGGTACTGGGATGCAATAGGGATCAAGACTGCCATAAAATCTGAGGAGAGGACGTTAAGGCAAGTGCGCGTCGAGGCTGCTGACCACGATTTTACGCTGTGGCATACAGGGGTGTGTACCGACCCGATGTGGATGACGCAGCCGTGGCATTTCATCCCTATATTCAGATTCAATTCCTATGCACCCAACTGGGCACTTTGGTACAGCTCGGGTGGAAAGGCTGGGGAGGAGCCCCCTGCCGATGTAAAGGAGCTTTATGGGCTATGGAATATCATGCAGACCAGTACCAATGAGCAGGAGCGTATTAAGGCTGGTAAGGAAATAATCCGTGATCATGTGATAAACCTTAGGACGATAGGTACCGTCGGGCTTGTGCCCCAGCCTGTGATTATAAACAAGAACTTGCGAAATGTCCCCAAAAAGGGTTTACTCTCAGCTGAATGGGGTTACCTTAGACGATACAACCCCGAGCAGTTCTTCTTTGCTACTAAATAG
- a CDS encoding DUF3604 domain-containing protein, whose translation MGITTEVKGGFGQLRIMGMSPAQAARSFLVVTPRTDLEIGGKIEDVERTLWGISRQDAGSTVISPSHVTVGQPVSFTIRYFAGPKGLPPGSRIRFAVPLAFSEPQNEAPEREGFVSCKSPGGFPISIESIGRSEETHEAIDIICYLSKGLPPGEGIELNYRTERTYLFPCRFHEVDRRYWYSKLPPLSAAVAVDERRLFVSLAEGSGHMVEFVPGPAERLHLFLPGRRKYGKGLKLRGVFTDKYRNVPPSGKVAANIELFLVQGDEKIALGTPAGHFLERHRFEISLPNLKPGVYRAIALDAVTLETLAISNPLEILPRGSEEPEIYWGEIHGHTEMSDGCGGFVELYRHARHEGCLDFAAAADHACYFSDNEWQWMQDITNSWNRPGEFVTLVGYEWAGTQVHRNIYTSRDRLDLFRGMYPPTSSIQTVWEHFKDDETIVAGPHASLAHGLIWEFHEPSIERFVEVYSMWGASDSRDNPLAPVAISPKAISVDELLKGGAHLGFTGGGDCHEGHCGFSCEDPERQGKVPHTFALRLAYRCGMTAALLERLDRDSLIMALRQRKTYATTGARILLSFSVSGIAMGGLGRTDSAIVRASAHGCAPIKRMEIIKDGEVAFRKDGEGLDISIEWRDPEPPSREHFYYVRLIQQDSQMAWSSPVWVMPCCTGQTGSQI comes from the coding sequence ATGGGGATAACTACGGAAGTTAAAGGAGGCTTTGGGCAGCTTCGTATTATGGGAATGAGCCCGGCCCAGGCCGCTCGGTCTTTTCTTGTAGTTACTCCTCGAACCGATCTTGAAATTGGTGGTAAAATCGAGGATGTAGAACGTACCTTGTGGGGGATATCCCGTCAAGATGCCGGGAGTACCGTAATATCTCCATCACATGTCACCGTCGGACAGCCTGTATCCTTTACGATCCGCTATTTCGCAGGGCCGAAAGGGTTACCTCCAGGAAGCAGGATTCGATTCGCGGTACCACTGGCATTTTCAGAGCCTCAAAATGAGGCCCCGGAGAGGGAAGGCTTCGTCTCATGCAAGTCCCCTGGGGGATTCCCTATTTCTATTGAATCTATCGGGAGATCCGAGGAAACACATGAAGCTATTGATATTATATGTTATCTCTCCAAAGGGCTTCCTCCAGGAGAGGGCATCGAGCTCAACTACCGAACAGAAAGGACATATTTATTTCCCTGTCGTTTTCACGAGGTTGATCGACGGTACTGGTATTCTAAACTTCCACCCCTCAGCGCGGCGGTTGCGGTAGACGAACGGCGCCTCTTTGTCAGCCTTGCTGAAGGATCTGGGCATATGGTCGAATTTGTTCCGGGCCCTGCGGAACGTCTTCATCTCTTCCTGCCGGGCAGGCGAAAATATGGGAAAGGGCTCAAGTTGAGAGGTGTGTTTACAGATAAATACAGGAATGTACCGCCTTCAGGTAAGGTGGCCGCTAATATCGAGCTGTTCCTAGTGCAGGGTGATGAAAAAATCGCATTGGGCACACCTGCCGGACATTTCCTTGAGCGGCACCGGTTTGAAATTAGTCTGCCTAACCTAAAGCCCGGAGTATACAGGGCAATAGCCTTGGATGCTGTAACCCTGGAAACCCTGGCAATAAGCAACCCTTTGGAGATTCTCCCTCGAGGTAGTGAAGAGCCGGAGATCTACTGGGGCGAGATCCACGGTCATACTGAGATGAGCGATGGGTGCGGGGGTTTTGTGGAATTATATCGACATGCCCGACATGAAGGGTGTTTGGATTTCGCGGCAGCTGCAGATCATGCATGCTATTTCTCTGATAACGAGTGGCAATGGATGCAGGATATAACTAATAGCTGGAATAGGCCAGGGGAGTTTGTCACACTTGTCGGTTATGAATGGGCCGGGACACAGGTTCACAGGAACATCTATACATCAAGGGATCGTCTGGACCTTTTTAGAGGCATGTACCCGCCAACAAGTTCAATTCAGACTGTATGGGAACATTTTAAGGATGATGAGACGATTGTAGCAGGCCCCCATGCTTCTCTTGCTCATGGGTTAATCTGGGAGTTTCATGAACCATCGATAGAGCGCTTTGTTGAGGTTTACTCTATGTGGGGAGCGAGTGATTCGCGGGATAATCCGCTGGCTCCTGTAGCGATCAGTCCAAAGGCCATATCTGTAGATGAATTGCTCAAGGGCGGTGCTCACCTCGGGTTCACCGGGGGCGGGGACTGTCATGAGGGCCATTGCGGCTTTTCATGCGAAGACCCCGAGCGTCAAGGCAAGGTCCCACATACCTTCGCCCTCCGGCTTGCATATCGCTGCGGGATGACAGCGGCTCTTCTCGAACGGCTGGACAGGGACTCTCTCATCATGGCCCTCCGGCAAAGGAAGACTTATGCCACAACCGGGGCGAGGATTCTTCTTTCGTTCTCAGTTTCTGGAATAGCAATGGGGGGACTGGGCCGGACAGATAGTGCAATTGTAAGAGCCTCTGCCCATGGTTGCGCTCCCATTAAGAGAATGGAAATCATCAAGGATGGTGAAGTGGCTTTTCGCAAAGATGGGGAAGGCCTGGATATCTCTATTGAATGGAGAGACCCTGAGCCGCCTTCGCGGGAGCACTTCTATTATGTCCGGCTGATTCAGCAGGACAGCCAGATGGCCTGGTCAAGCCCGGTTTGGGTTATGCCTTGTTGCACTGGTCAAACTGGGTCACAGATATGA